In Nitrospira sp., one genomic interval encodes:
- a CDS encoding cytochrome c — MGGVFVRPIILTVCIYLFLKFIVPILPHSAPLPASLIFLYLMLVVSGIVIFATLSGESKDAFFQPILGFLTGEGGGALSGARYLVLALFPLLVGWQTYGSTASSDAPPAENRTIHPAPPGEYTGLSNPVPKTPENIMYGKGLYASRCAPCHGNFDGKGFAAAAFTPPPANFKDPTTIAMLQESYLFWRIKKGGIGLPVEGMPWKSAMPRWELEMSDEDIWKVIMGEYDGAGQKPRTWDESE, encoded by the coding sequence ATGGGAGGCGTATTCGTCAGACCGATCATACTCACGGTCTGCATTTATCTGTTTCTGAAGTTCATCGTTCCGATCTTACCCCATAGCGCGCCGTTGCCGGCGAGCTTGATCTTCCTCTATCTGATGTTGGTGGTATCGGGCATCGTGATTTTCGCCACGTTGAGCGGAGAATCGAAGGATGCCTTCTTCCAACCGATCCTGGGTTTCCTGACCGGGGAAGGCGGCGGGGCCCTGAGCGGCGCCCGTTATCTCGTCTTGGCCCTCTTTCCTCTGTTGGTCGGCTGGCAGACCTACGGCAGCACCGCCTCCAGCGATGCGCCGCCGGCTGAAAACCGCACCATTCACCCGGCGCCTCCCGGCGAATACACCGGCCTCTCGAATCCCGTGCCGAAGACCCCCGAGAACATCATGTACGGCAAGGGGCTCTATGCCTCACGTTGCGCTCCCTGCCATGGGAACTTCGACGGAAAGGGATTTGCCGCTGCCGCCTTTACGCCTCCTCCGGCGAACTTCAAAGACCCAACCACCATTGCCATGTTGCAGGAAAGTTATCTGTTCTGGCGGATCAAGAAGGGTGGTATCGGGTTGCCTGTCGAAGGCATGCCCTGGAAGTCGGCCATGCCGCGTTGGGAACTTGAGATGTCCGATGAAGACATCTGGAAGGTCATCATGGGCGAATACGACGGGGCCGGCCAGAAGCCGCGCACGTGGGACGAGTCGGAGTAA
- a CDS encoding cytochrome c yields MSEVVKLQLIGLCVVGLGTVILLFIKAQFLRVIGFVAIVLGLFALVALAVPQMASLPPAEESINIADIKTPTDMASIGQKIFFSKGQCALCHSIGPSESARCPDLKGIGAKLSKEFIYESLTEPQAYLYLDYRHEGVPKEYPARMPYINKNPIGLSKNEILSVIAFLQQMSGEPISVSPSELDLPRATPAPVKAADAGTVAVAQAR; encoded by the coding sequence ATGAGTGAAGTTGTCAAACTGCAGCTAATCGGTCTCTGCGTGGTCGGCCTGGGAACGGTGATCCTGCTGTTCATCAAGGCACAGTTCCTACGCGTCATCGGTTTTGTCGCGATTGTGCTTGGTCTCTTCGCGCTGGTTGCCTTGGCGGTTCCGCAAATGGCCTCATTGCCGCCGGCGGAAGAAAGCATCAACATCGCGGACATCAAGACACCGACCGACATGGCCTCGATCGGGCAGAAAATCTTCTTCAGCAAGGGCCAATGTGCGCTCTGTCACTCCATCGGGCCGAGCGAATCGGCACGTTGCCCGGATCTCAAGGGGATCGGCGCCAAGCTCTCCAAGGAGTTCATATACGAAAGCCTGACCGAGCCGCAGGCCTACCTGTACCTAGACTATCGTCATGAAGGGGTTCCTAAGGAGTATCCGGCGCGGATGCCCTATATCAACAAAAACCCGATCGGCCTCTCCAAGAATGAGATCCTCTCCGTGATCGCCTTCTTGCAGCAGATGAGCGGCGAACCGATCAGCGTGAGTCCGTCGGAATTGGATCTTCCCCGTGCCACCCCGGCGCCCGTGAAGGCAGCCGATGCCGGAACCGTTGCCGTGGCACAGGCGCGATAA